A window of Loxodonta africana isolate mLoxAfr1 chromosome 3, mLoxAfr1.hap2, whole genome shotgun sequence genomic DNA:
CAGCCTCAAACTTCGAAGCTGTCtctatcattgttgttgttaggtactgtcttagtcatctagtgctgctgtaacagaaacaccacaagtggatgactttaagaaagagaaatttattctctcacagtctagtaggttacaagtccaaaatcagggcatcatctccagtggaaggctttctctgtcagctctgggggaaggtccttgtcatcaatcttccctggtcaaggagcttctcaggtacaaggacccaggttcaaaggacacactctgctccccgtgttgctttcttggtggtacaaagtccccaactccctgcttgcttccctttccttttatctcttgtaagataaaaggtggtgcaggtcacatctcaaggaaactccctttactttggctcagggatgtgacctgagcaagggtgttacatcccaccctaatcctctttaaccacaggcagagattaggatttataacacataggaaaatcacaaaatggaggacaaccacgcaatactgggaatcgtggcctaaccaagttggcacatacttaggggggacaaaattcaatctatgacaggtaCTATCAAATTTATTTTGACACATAGCGATcccaggacacagtagaactgccccacagagttttctaggctaaaatctttatggaaacagattgccaggtctttctcctgaagagctgctgggtgtgtttgaacagccaaccttttggttaacattaGGAACTTCTGTCTCACCTTCCAACGTCCTGATCCAAGTTGAGAACCACCGGCCCAGGTCAGGCAGGCTGATGCCTGCTTCATCTGCACCAGAATCAGCTCTCCCAGGAGCAATATGGGTGTCCTAAAGggggcttggaaaccctggtggtgtagcggttaagtgctatggctgctaacgaaagggtcagcagttcaaatctgccaagtgctccttggaaactctatggggcaattctactctgtcctataggtcactatgactcgacagcactgagtttttttttttgtttaaagggGCTTTAGACAGTAATTGCCTCCACCCATCCCTCCAGGGAAACTTGTCAAAGCTGGAGCTAGGCTGTCCGGTCTACCTCAGAACTCTGTCTTTTCAACCAGCtgtctttgggaatgaggtggaATCAGCTGCAGTCGCCTCTCTCAAGCTGAGAGCTCTGACCTCAATGCTTTCCTGTGAGTGAGGTTCAGAAGGGTGTGCCCTAGGGGCTTGTTGGAGTGAACTAAGGGTGTTTCTCCAGACCTTCCCAGGATCTGAAGAGGGTGAGTGATTAGTGGCAAGGGCAGGGACTCAGGCATACTTCATGGTTCTCTCTGTGTGTCTACAGGGCCAGCAGCGTCTAGAGATCTGAAGAAGCTGGTTGGTGCCCTTGGCGGATCTGTGACTTTCCCTCTGAACCACTCAGTAAAGAAGGTTGGCAGCATTGTCTGGATCTTCAACACAACTCTCGTGACCTTACAGCCACAAGAGTCAAATAAGTCAGCCATTGTCATAGTGACCCAaagccataaaaaagaaagagtgaGCTTCCCAAATAGAGACTACTCCCTGAAGCTCAGCAAGCTGCAGAAGAATGACTCGGGCACCTACCGTGTGGAGATACACAACCCACTCCACCAGCTGCCCTTCACCCAGGAGTATGTGCTACGTGTCTATGGTAAGCAGAATCAGTTCCAAAGTGGATGGCTGCCATGGCGAGGTGGTGAGCTCCCTGACATGGAGGACTTTCAAGCAGAGGCTAAGTAAACACTTGTCAGGAATGTGGAAGAGGGGATTCCTGTACGAATGGAATATCTATAGCTGGTCCCTGAAGTCGCCTTCTACTCAGAGATTCTATGAGAGGCAGTGTGGTGCAATGGATGGGCCACATGGGGATTAACGATCACACAGACCTAGGCCAAATGCTGGCTTCTCTACTCACTAGTCACTTGACCTTAGACAAGTACTTAACCTCTTTGAAACTTAGTTTCCGTATCTCTAATGGAGAGAAGAGTGGTACCTACCTTAAGCTTAAGCATCAGTCATACCCCTTCCCCTACAGATTCCAACCAATTGAGAACTAGATGCAAGAACCAGAAGAAAGATAAAAATATCAGCTTTATTTCTGGTAAATCTAAATAGAAGAAACACTTCCTCCTAAGTCTAGGCCAGGTAAGACACCTAGGGAAGCTGGACTTACCAAACAATTAATCAACCAGCAACAAGAGGAGTAGCTGCCTCGCACTCGTTGAACCCTGATATCGGGAACACCAGGAGATGGGCCTCCAGACTTACTGGTAGGAGGCAGGCCATGCACCTTGAGCTTGGTGTGTTTTAGACACAGTCGAAGGGAGAAGAATCATGCATTCTTCAGGCGAGCTAGGCTGGGAGGGAAGAAAAGGGCAAACCACGTGGGAACAGTGACCTTTAACAACTCAAACCTACGGATAGAGAAATGTAGATAATAAATGTCAGCCTCTCACCAATGAACCAGTCGCTTGTCCTCTGAGGGGCAGGAGTGATCATCAGAAGTGTTACTCTAATACTGTTTTCTCCTGGAGAGTAAAGTGGAATCTCTTCAAGGAAGCCTGAGGACAGGGAGATGGGGAGTCCTGAAGAAAGATAAATGGAGCTAGCACCTAAAACGCAGGTAGCGCAGTGCTTGGTAAATGGCAACTGCGTTCTTGTTACATTGTTGTTATTTTCCATTATTGTTCTTTTTGCTGCTGTTGGTGTTACTATCGTTGTTATTATAAAGCTATGGGCAAGCAGACCTAGATAGTTCTTTTTCCCAGGTAAGAATGAGAATTCTGCTCTGAATTGCTCCTTCCTCCCGACTCTGGAGCATCCCAGGGAGATTCAGGTGCAAGGTGTCCAGGAATAATTCAGAGCAAGAACTATAGGCATAGTTTCCAACCCTGGCTGTCCATTTCTCTTTCACAGAATACCTGTCCAAGCCCAAAGTCACAAAAGGTCTGCAGAACAAAAAGAATGACACCTGTATGACCAATCTGACATGCTCCATGGAACAGGGTGAAGAGGATGTGACTTACAGCTGGAAGATAGCCAATGAGTCCCATGACGGCTCCGTCCTCCCCGTCTCCTGGAGACTGGGGGAAAAGAACATAAACTTCATCTGTGTGGCCAGCAACCCCATCAGCAACAGCTCCTCAAACCCCATCTCTTCCTGGAACCTGTGTGAAGGTGCacctcttccctctctccctgagCCTCTGGTTCTAGGACCTTTTCAGCCCCTGGTCCCCATGGGAACACTCTTTACGCAAAAACTGGAAGCCACTGGGAAGTCACCGGGCTGGGAGGAAGGTGGCAGTTGCTCCAACATTCGGGTCATTTTCCCTAGCTGACCCTCTTCCCTTTTCTGTGCCCCCACCCATTCTCTCTTTAAAGGTACCGCTGGTGATACAAATGCACCCATGTTTTTACTGTACTTCCTGTTGGCCACCTTGCTCAGTGTCCTCGTATTTGGACTCGTACTTATTTCAAGTatgcagagagacagaagaaaaGGTTTGGACTTCCCCGAAGTGGAGCAGGCACTTTTTTTGTCCTCATCCTCATTCATGCATTTGCTCCCTCATGTATTTGATAAGCATATATTAAGCTATGTGCCAGGTTTAGTATAGGCACTAAGGATGCAGAGATGAAGAGGCAATAGTCTCTCCCTGCAAGGTAGTCAGACTGCACCCCTTAGCTCTGGAGTAGGGAGAATGCTTGAGTCCTTTACATCTCTCTGGAGGCCAAGGCCCTCCTAGTCCCCACTCCATGCCCAttcttctccctctcctcagAGGGACTTGCTGGTGTAGTCTTTCTGTTGACACAGGCCTCACACTGCTGACTCTGTTCCCCTGACCTGGCAGATGATGGCCTTCAACTCTGAGATCCCCATGGACCAGCACCCTCCACAGAATCCTGCCTACTCCCCTCCCTGTCAAAGCCCCCAGCCATCCTAGCCCTCTCCACTGGATCAACCCCAGAGATCTCTTTTTCCTTCCCACCTCAGCCTAGACACATCCTTCCTGGAGAAGCCTTAAAAGGCCAAAGAATGAATCaacccctctctctgtctccaccCTGCATCCCATGCTCTGTGTCCCTAAACCCTGCTGATCCTGGCTTCTTAGGCTTCCACTGATACTGTCTGGGGGGGCATCGGAGAAGATCCTAAGTATCAGCGATGCAGACTTTGGGATCTCTCTCGGAAGCACCCGGAAAGCATTTTTGaccttctttgtttcccactttggctgctgtcttagctatctagtgctgctataacagaaatatcacaagtggatggctttaataaacagaaattcatCCTCTCACAGTTTATGTGACTAGAaatcaaattcagggcaccagctctaggggaagactttttctctctgtcggctttgggataaggttcttgtctcctttcaacatctgtgggcctgacattccttggagatctccatgtgtcttgtgATTAATCTTCCCCTgcgtctaggagtttctcagcacagggactctgagtccaaaggatgcactcctctcttggctcttctttcttggtggtagtgaggtccctcttcccgctgcttgcttctctctccttttatctcttatcaaaaaatggaggacaaccacataatactggcaatcatggcctagccaagttgacacgtatttcgGGGGAACACTGTCTTGGTCCCGAGAGTAGGATTTGAAGCAATTCATCCTGATTTGCCTGGGGTTTTCCTGGTTTTAGCAATGAAAATTCTGCATCCTGGAAAGCCCTTCAGTTCCAGGAAAACCAGGATGGTTTTTCAACCTAAATGAATCATTGGGTGGGTCATGGACCCATGGGGATGGTGAGTGGTTAGAGGGACCAGCTCTGATTCTCTCCAAATTGGTTTCAGAGTTCactggagagaaggagggagtggAAATACATCAGGAAATTCCTGACGTCTGCCTCCCTTCAGGAGCGACCACAGTGTATGACACCATCTCTCACCATAATGTGAGTCCTTTCTCATCTTTTCTAGGGCCTTTTCCTCCTTTCTGAAGTCCTACTTGTTTTACTTGAGATTTTTCCAGGAGTTTGGGCAACATAGGGatagggagggggagggagatcATGTGTAGCCCTGGAAACCCGATGCACCTGTGTCTCCCTCAAGTCTTTGTGGACTCTCTCTTGTGCAGGAACTGGTGGCCTCTGAGCACCTGGTTCTGACCCAACCAATAATGCTCATGTGTGGTCCATGCAGTTCACACCAGCCACTGAACAGCCTGATTCCTCTCGCAGTGGGACAGAACAGTGGGTAGAGGAGTGTGACTTTGAAATGTTAGAGTCACGGTGTCAGACAATTCTCTGGAGATGCTTTCTCCTCTGTGGTGACTCAAGGAGCCATCAGGAAAGGGTCAGAGGGCCCGCAGGGCTTCTGGGCCCATACTCAAGGTTCCCCAAATGTGGGTCACTGAAGTGAATGAACACAAACTTAATTCAAAGCAAACTCTTTGAAAAGAACACCAtaagaataaattttaaagaaaCTCAAATAACAAGTGACAAATTGGGGGCATGAAACAAGCAACTTCGAAAGACTTTCCAGGAACTATCATTGTGGCCCAGGCGGGACTAGCTCTATAGAGGTCATAGGGCCCTTTCCTACACtacccagaaaacaaacaaaccaaaaaaaaaaaaaaaaaacctatttaataaagaaatagaaatactttgaCACCTCAAAACTCTAATTTTACTTCAGCTTTTGGTGTCTCCCCATCAAGCTGCAGAGGAGGCAACGTATTTCCTCTTTGAAGGTGTTAAGTGTTCTGAGAGCGCCATCCTTCTTCCCAGGAGAGACTGCTTTGTGCTTCACTCAGCCTGATTTTATTACCATCCTCCCTCCAACCAGCTCAGTCACATCCCCAGGAGGCCACAGGACTCCCCTAGATCTTCAGGAACAAACTTAACTGACCCAGAATGTTTTTCTGCAGCCGGGaaggagtttttgttgttgtttcatttGTGTTGTGTTTTGTTCTCTCAGTCATCCTTACTGAGTTGCCTCAAAAGCCCTTTCTAGTGATGGAAAAGTTTATTTGCAACATTAACATTATTACTTAAGATTATCCTTTAACAACTTTCCagcaaaccagctgccatcacatcagttcctactcatggcgaccccatatgtgtcagagtagagctgtgctccatagagttgtcaatggctgattgttggcagtagatcacaggcctgtcttctgaggcacctctgtgtggactcaaacttccaaccttttggttagcagcccagcatgttaaccatttgcaccacccagagactccttaacCACTTCAGGAGGCTTATAACTCATGGGACTTaggtattttttaattcatttaaacataacacacagcttttttttttttttttaattcttattgtgctttaagtgaaagtttacaaatcaagtcagactctcatacaaaaatatataaacaccttgctatatagtcctaattgctctccctctaatgagacagcacactccttccctccactctctcttttcatgtccattccgccagcttctggccccctctaaCCTCtgatctccccttcagacaggagatgccaacatagtctcatgtgtctacttgatccaagaagctcattcttccccagtatcattttctatcccatagtccagtccaatccctgtctgaagagttggctctgggaatggttcctgtcttgggctaacagaaggtctggggaccatgacctccggggtccttttagtctcagctagacctttaagtctggtctttttacgtgaatttggggtctgcatcccactgctgtcctgctccctaaggggttctctgttgtgttccctgtcagggcagtcattggttgtagttgggcagcatctagttcttctggtctcaggctaatgtagtttcTGCTTATAACACAGCTTTAAAATAATTCAATggcatcctaaaaaaaaaaaaaattattaacacATGCAcacctcattttattgtgctttgtaGATATTGAGATTTTTACAAATTGAAAGTTTGTAACGGCATCATTTTTCTGACAATATGTGTTCTCTTGGTATCTCTGTGTcatattttggtaattctcacaatatttcaaactttttcataatTATTGTATCTGCTATGGTattctgtgatcagtgatctttgatgttactgttttaattgttttggggcgcCACGACCTGTGTCCATATAAGACGGCAAGTTTAatcgataaatgttgtgtgttctgactgctccaccgacTTGCAGTTTCCCggtctctcttcctctcctcaggcctccctatttGCTGAGGAAGGGCAATATTGAAATTCGgacaattaataaccctacaatgacctctcagtgttcaagtgaaaggaagagttgcacatctctcactttaaatcaaaagctagaaaagaTTAAGCTTGGTGAGGAAGGCGTGCTGAAAGCTGAGATAGGCCGAAAGCCAGGCCTCTTGCACCAGTTATCCAAGCTGTGAACGCAaaagaaaagttcttgaaggaaattaaaagtgctactccaatGAACACACGAATgacaagaaagcaaaacagccttattgctgatatggagaaagttttagggGTCTGGagagaagatcaaaccagccacaacattcccttaagccagaccctaatccagagcaaggccctaactctcttcaattctatgaagacTGAGAGAGGtcaggaagctgcagaagaaaagtttgaagctagcagaggttggttcatgaggtttaaggaaaggagCCGCGTCATAACAtgaaagtgcaaggtgaagccgCAAacgctgatgtagaagctgcagcgagttatccagaaga
This region includes:
- the SLAMF7 gene encoding SLAM family member 7 isoform X4 — protein: MVGSPVCFILMSLLCQFIGPAASRDLKKLVGALGGSVTFPLNHSVKKVGSIVWIFNTTLVTLQPQESNKSAIVIVTQSHKKERVSFPNRDYSLKLSKLQKNDSGTYRVEIHNPLHQLPFTQEYVLRVYEYLSKPKVTKGLQNKKNDTCMTNLTCSMEQGEEDVTYSWKIANESHDGSVLPVSWRLGEKNINFICVASNPISNSSSNPISSWNLCEGTAGDTNAPMFLLYFLLATLLSVLVFGLVLISSMQRDRRKEIDPRGRASKYTLFHRSDTQNGGETPRTVRDSGHTSATCL
- the SLAMF7 gene encoding SLAM family member 7 isoform X1; this translates as MVGSPVCFILMSLLCQFIGPAASRDLKKLVGALGGSVTFPLNHSVKKVGSIVWIFNTTLVTLQPQESNKSAIVIVTQSHKKERVSFPNRDYSLKLSKLQKNDSGTYRVEIHNPLHQLPFTQEYVLRVYEYLSKPKVTKGLQNKKNDTCMTNLTCSMEQGEEDVTYSWKIANESHDGSVLPVSWRLGEKNINFICVASNPISNSSSNPISSWNLCEGTAGDTNAPMFLLYFLLATLLSVLVFGLVLISSMQRDRRKEFTGEKEGVEIHQEIPDVCLPSGATTVYDTISHHNKLTPEEEPVNTLYSTVQIHKMEEKPHALFEILDTPVLPAYENI
- the SLAMF7 gene encoding SLAM family member 7 isoform X7, yielding MVGSPVCFILMSLLCQFIGPAASRDLKKLVGALGGSVTFPLNHSVKKVGSIVWIFNTTLVTLQPQESNKSAIVIVTQSHKKERVSFPNRDYSLKLSKLQKNDSGTYRVEIHNPLHQLPFTQEYVLRVYEYLSKPKVTKGLQNKKNDTCMTNLTCSMEQGEEDVTYSWKIANESHDGSVLPVSWRLGEKNINFICVASNPISNSSSNPISSWNLCEGTAGDTNAPMFLLYFLLATLLSVLVFGLVLISSMQRDRRKEIDPRGRASKYTLFHRSDTQNGC
- the SLAMF7 gene encoding SLAM family member 7 isoform X5 encodes the protein MVGSPVCFILMSLLCQFIGPAASRDLKKLVGALGGSVTFPLNHSVKKVGSIVWIFNTTLVTLQPQESNKSAIVIVTQSHKKERVSFPNRDYSLKLSKLQKNDSGTYRVEIHNPLHQLPFTQEYVLRVYEYLSKPKVTKGLQNKKNDTCMTNLTCSMEQGEEDVTYSWKIANESHDGSVLPVSWRLGEKNINFICVASNPISNSSSNPISSWNLCEEFTGEKEGVEIHQEIPDVCLPSGATTVYDTISHHNKLTPEEEPVNTLYSTVQIHKMEEKPHALFEILDTPVLPAYENI
- the SLAMF7 gene encoding SLAM family member 7 isoform X2; this encodes MVGSPVCFILMSLLCQFIGPAASRDLKKLVGALGGSVTFPLNHSVKKVGSIVWIFNTTLVTLQPQESNKSAIVIVTQSHKKERVSFPNRDYSLKLSKLQKNDSGTYRVEIHNPLHQLPFTQEYVLRVYEYLSKPKVTKGLQNKKNDTCMTNLTCSMEQGEEDVTYSWKIANESHDGSVLPVSWRLGEKNINFICVASNPISNSSSNPISSWNLCEGTAGDTNAPMFLLYFLLATLLSVLVFGLVLISSMQRDRRKEFTGEKEGVEIHQEIPDVCLPSGATTVYDTISHHNKLTPEEEPVNTLYSTVQIHKMGANTLMRETDTQIILQIILQL
- the SLAMF7 gene encoding SLAM family member 7 isoform X3, producing the protein MVGSPVCFILMSLLCQFIGPAASRDLKKLVGALGGSVTFPLNHSVKKVGSIVWIFNTTLVTLQPQESNKSAIVIVTQSHKKERVSFPNRDYSLKLSKLQKNDSGTYRVEIHNPLHQLPFTQEYVLRVYEYLSKPKVTKGLQNKKNDTCMTNLTCSMEQGEEDVTYSWKIANESHDGSVLPVSWRLGEKNINFICVASNPISNSSSNPISSWNLCEGTAGDTNAPMFLLYFLLATLLSVLVFGLVLISSMQRDRRKEFTGEKEGVEIHQEIPDVCLPSGATTVYDTISHHNKLTPEEEPVNTLYSTVQIHKMVQKGFLEAAKIELKPTDE
- the SLAMF7 gene encoding SLAM family member 7 isoform X6, giving the protein MVGSPVCFILMSLLCQFIGPAASRDLKKLVGALGGSVTFPLNHSVKKVGSIVWIFNTTLVTLQPQESNKSAIVIVTQSHKKERVSFPNRDYSLKLSKLQKNDSGTYRVEIHNPLHQLPFTQEYVLRVYEYLSKPKVTKGLQNKKNDTCMTNLTCSMEQGEEDVTYSWKIANESHDGSVLPVSWRLGEKNINFICVASNPISNSSSNPISSWNLCEGTAGDTNAPMFLLYFLLATLLSVLVFGLVLISSMQRDRRKEIDPRGRASKYTLFHRSDTQNGPERLLGSCED